The genomic window AAGAGATTGCGAAGTCCTGAGTCGGCCAATAGCTTCCGCGCACCCGAGCGGGACATGGAGCGGTAGCTCAGTTGGTTAGAGCGCCAGCCTGTCACGTTGGAGGTCGCGGGTTCGAGCCCCGTCCGCTCCGCCATCCCCGTTCGGTAAAATCAGCCCCGCCTGCAAAGGCGGGGTTTTTTTTGTGCCTGCGGGGCACATGTGAGCCAGATGAAAAGACGTGCTCATAGTACCATCCGGCAGGCGGAATACGATCGGAGGAGGGCGTGTTCGGGGAAACGACCGGACATCTCCGCGTCTCCTGCTCCGCTCCCTCTTCGCCGGAACCGTCTGCCGGCAAACTCGCTTACCCTCCTGCCCCGTGTTGCTTTTCGAAATGGGGCGTCTTAATCTCGCCGGAGCTTTTCCATGTATCACCTGCATCTCGCCCGAAACCTGCGCACGCTCGCGTTTTTGCTGATCGTGGCGATGGTATTGGGTGGAGTCGGCGTCGTCTGGTGGGCGAACCACACGGGACTTCCCGCGGCCTGGCGGATGGCGATCGAACAACAGGTTTCGAAACAAGGCGCCTTCATCAAGATCGGCAGCCTGCGCTATTCATTGTTGCAGGGCATTGTCGCGACGGAGGTCCGTGTCTATTCGGAACCCGAACACCTGCGGGAAATATCGCGGCTGGAGCGGATCATTCTCGATTTCGACAAGACGAAGCTCGCACGCGGCATCCTCCAGTTGAACAAGATCCAGCTCGATGATGCGGACATGGTGCTGCCGATGGATCCGCAGAACCCGGACACCGAAACACTCAACATCACGGATGCGAATGGCACCGTCTTCATGCCCGGTGACCGGCGGTTGGAGATCCGCGACGCACACGGGAAAATCGCGGGAATCGACGTGGCGCTGAACGCCCGCATCATCTGGTACCAGCAGGACGGATCGAAAAAACAGGACGACACCAACCTGGGCGAACGCCGGAAGCTGCTGGCGAAGATCCTTGAAGAGCTGGAGAAATGGAAGTTCGATGAAAACCAGCCACCGTCGATCGACATCACGGTGGAAGGTGACGTGAATGACTTCTCCACCATCAACGCCAAGCTCGCACTGGAGGTTCACGACATGGAGAAAAACGGTCATGTCCTGCATCACATCGCGGTGCGGGCGGACATGGCGGGCGATCTGCTCACGATCAACGAACTGGTCGCGACAGACGAAACAGGAGTTTTCGACGGCCACATCGACTATAACATCCGCAGCCGCGAGGGGCGGTTCGACGTGTCTTCATCCCTGGAGGTTCCCGAACTTCTGAGCGCCTGGCTGGCATTGCCGATGCCGAAGGACATCCGGTTGTCCGGAAAACAGAAACTGGAGGCAGAAGGGACCTTCTTGCTGGACGAGCGCAATACTCCCCAGATCCGGATGATCGGCCATGCGAGGTGTGAGGAGATCACCTTCCGTGGTGCGAAGTTCGACGTCGTGGAAGGATCGTTTTCCTGGCGTGATGGGAATGTGTTCCTCCGCGATGTCCTGCTTGCCCGTCCCGACGGGCGGGCGGAGGGCAAGGTCATCATCGAGCCTCCTCTTGTCAGGCTGCAGGCGCACAGCACGCTGCCACTCGGGATCTACCAACAGCTCACCCATGGAATCAAACAACCCATCGAAAACATCCTCAAGGATTTCAGCGCCACTCCGGACACCACCCTTGATATCACGCTGGATGGCAGCTTCGATCTGAAAAACCGGTTCGCATGGGCGTACACAGGTTCGGGAAATACGAAAAACCTGAGCTATCGCGGAGTGCCGACGAACAGCGCGCGGTGCAAATTCTCCATGAACCACCACGAACTGGATTTCTACGAAGGCACGGCTGATTTCGACTATACGAAATACCCGCTCCGGAAGGCGTTCGGCGGGACGGACCACGGCACGGCGAAGGTCGGACGCATCCGCTACGATGCCGAAGCGAAATGGGTCGAGGTGGAGGACGTGCGCGGCGCGATCTGGGCGGCCCCCGTGGTCCGGCTTTTTGCCGCGAAGGTGGCGGATTCCCTCGAACAATACCGGTTCCACCAGCCTCCCGACATGAAGGCCTCCGGAGTGGTGGATGTGACGCCGCAGGGGCGCACCGCGCTGGACATCACCTTCGCCTCGGAACATCCGGCGGATTACGTCTTCCTGGGAGAAAACCTCACGCTCGGCAGTCCGAGCGGAGGCGTGAACCTGCGCGGGGAAAAGGTGGAGATCGCGAATCTCAAGCTCACGGCCTTCGGCGGACCGGTCAACGGCGAGATCAACTACCTCGGCGGAGGCAGGCTCGCGGGGGAGCTGAGCTGGACGAAGGCCTCCATCTCGGAAATCGCGTCCGCCTATGATTTTGAAATGAAAGGCGGCGGAGACGCCACCGGACGCATCGAGTTCTCCCTGTCGGGCGGCAAGGTGGAGACGATGGATGGCCAGGGCCTGCTCGCGCTGGAAAACACCGAGCTCTTCTCCGTCCCCATGTTCGGCCCGCTGACTCCTCTCGTGGGGAGCGTGCTGAACCATGAGGGTGCCGGGGTCCAAAAAGCGAAAAACGCGTTCTGCACCTATATCATCAGGAACGGCGTCATCAGCACGAATGATTTCCAGACCTCCACCAACTCACTCAACTTCGCCGGTGACGGATCCGTGAACATGGTGGACCGCACCGTGGACATGATTGTCAGGATGAACGCGCGGGGTGTCCTGCTGGGACTCATCACCATGCCGCTTCGCCCCTTTTCAGGCCTTTTCCAATTCCACGGCACAGGCCCGTTGAAGGAGACGAAGTGGGAAAGCATGAAGTTCACCGAGCCGCCCGAAGGCCAGCGGGAACTCCTTCTGGAGGCCCCGAAGGCCAGGGCGATCGAATGAGTTTTCTGAAAGTCACTCCTTGCGCCCACCTGCGGGAAGTGCCACTACTCTTTCCAACGCGACGGATCGTCCGGATCCGTCCAGACAAGAAAGCCAAACGCCATGTCCAATTCATTTTCCACACCTGACAACCTCGAACCGGAAGCCGGTTTCACCCCAGCTTCCGCCATCGCCCAAGCTGCGAACGACCTGCGCAACGCCGCCGGTGAGAAAGCCCGCGAGCTTGTTCACACGGCCGAGGACAAGGCCGCCGCATTGAAGGAGCGCGCCGTTGAATCCGCACAATATTTCCGCGAGACCGCCGCCGAACGCGCCACGCAGTTCAAGGCAGCCGCTACGGAAAAGGCCTCCGCGTTCAAGCATGCCGCCGCGGACAAGGCCGAGCACTTCCGCGAGACCGCCAACGAACAATGGCAGGATACCCGGGTGAGAGCCAAGGAACTCCACGTCACCGCGGAGGACTACATCCGCCAGAATCCAACCAAATCCGTGCTCGGCGCGCTGGGCGTCGGCTTCCTCATCGGCCTGATCGTCCGCCGCTAAAAGCAGCTTTCGTGTCAGGTGAGTTTCCTCATAGCCTCATGAATCCGTCATCTGACACCGGTGGAGCCTCTTTCACAGGAGCTTCCGGCACGGGCAAATTTCCGCAGCCTCCCGCGAACTGGCGCGAGGCCCTCATGGCGCTGATCGCCAGCCGCGTGGCGCTGATCCAACTGGAATCGAAAGATGTCGCGAAGGCAGGCATCCGCAGTGCCATCTACCTGGCGGCGACCTTCGTGTGCGTGCTGTCCACCTGGGCGCTTTTCCTCGCCGGAGGCATCGCACTGGTTTCCGAGCTGACCCGCTGGCCCTGGAGCCTGGTGGCCCTTTCGGCGGCGGCGCTCCATCTGCTGGCGGCCTTCATTCTCGTCCGGCTGGCGAAACCCAAGGGCACGCCGGCGTTTCCTGTCACCCGCTCAGAATTCCAAAAGGACCGCGAATGGATCGAAAACTTTCAAAAGACCAAGAGCTCGAACAGCTGATCTTCACGGCCGCCGCCGCACGTTCGCAACTGGGAGAGGAAGCCGCCGCGCTCAGACAGCGGCTCGATGTTCCCATGCGGATCCGCGCATCCCTGAAATCCCATCCCACCCAATGGCTGCTGGGCTCCTTGGGTGCCGGCTTGCTCGCAAGTGTATTTACAAAGGGATTTTCCAGCCGCAAAAGGGTGAAAAAAGAGCCAAAACCGCGCAAATTCTATCACATATTGCTCGGTCTCACCTTGACCGCCGTCCGTCCTTTCGCAAAGGTCTGGCTCACCGATCAATTGAAGAAGCAAGTGCTTGGTCAGTTGGGAAGATCAGGGGCCGGTCGGGCCTATCCGGGGCAGCGCCAACCATAAAAACCATTCGAATTCCATTCCATGTCTGATGTTGTACACCAGGTTCTAGATCACGTTGATCAATACCTCCAGTTGGGGCGCGAGTATGATTGCTCGGATCTTCACCTCGCCACCGCCTATCCACCCGCATGGAGACGCTTCGGCCAGCTCTCGCCCATCTGGCCGGACCACCAACCGCTCACCGCTGAGGAAACTGAACGGCTCGCACGGTCCTTCCTCAGCCAGAAGGAATGGGACCGCCTGCAGGTGCACGGTGACATCGACTTCGCCTATTCCTCACCCACCGGCCGCTACCGCGCTTCCGTCGTCAAGCAGCGCCTCGGCCTCGACATGACTTTCCGGATCATCAGCGAGCACATCAAGACCATCGAGGAAATCGGTCTGCCGCTGGAGCACATCCTTCCCCTCACCCGTTACCAGAACGGTCTCGTGCTTGTAACCGGTGCCGTCGGCTCCGGCAAATCCACCACCCTCGCCGCGCTGGTGGACTTCATCAACCGCGATCGCGAGGACCACATCCTCACCCTGGAAGATCCCATCGAATACGTTTTCGATTCCAAGGGCTGCCACGTCAACCAACGCGAGGTCCACAAGCATACCGAGTCCTTCGGTCGTGCGCTGCGGGGCGCGCTGCGGGAAGATCCGGATGTCATCATGGTCGGAGAAATGCGTGACCTCGAGACCATCCAGCTCGCCCTCACCGCCGCGGAAACCGGTCACTTGGTGCTCGGAACGCTTCACACTGGCAACGCTCCCCGGACGCTGGACCGGGTGCTCGACGTTTTCCCGACCGACCAACGCGAACAGATCCGCATCATGGTCTCCGAGTCCCTGCGCGGCATCCTTTCCCAGCAGCTCGTCCCGCGTGCGGATGGCCAGGGCCGCGTGCTCGCGCTCGAACTGCTCGTGAACTCCCCCGCCGTCGGCAACTGTATCCGCGAGGGCAAGACCTTCATGCTCCCCGGCGTCATGCAGACCGGTAAGAACATCGGCATGGTCACCATGGACGAGTCTCTGCGCCAGCTCTACGTGAAGGGCATCATCACCCGCGAGGAAGCCCTCTACCGCTCCGAGGACAAGTCCCAGATGAAGGCCTTCTTCGAATCCTGACCTCACGTCACGCGCTCCCGGAAATCCCTTAAAATCCACTTCTCTCCTTTTCATTTTTTCAAATGGCCCAGATCGACACTCTTTTCCGCTATCTCATCGATAACAAAGGTTCCGACCTCCACCTATCGGAAGGACAGGTGCCGAAAATCCGCGTCCACGGCGCGGTCGTC from Luteolibacter yonseiensis includes these protein-coding regions:
- a CDS encoding AsmA-like C-terminal region-containing protein; the encoded protein is MYHLHLARNLRTLAFLLIVAMVLGGVGVVWWANHTGLPAAWRMAIEQQVSKQGAFIKIGSLRYSLLQGIVATEVRVYSEPEHLREISRLERIILDFDKTKLARGILQLNKIQLDDADMVLPMDPQNPDTETLNITDANGTVFMPGDRRLEIRDAHGKIAGIDVALNARIIWYQQDGSKKQDDTNLGERRKLLAKILEELEKWKFDENQPPSIDITVEGDVNDFSTINAKLALEVHDMEKNGHVLHHIAVRADMAGDLLTINELVATDETGVFDGHIDYNIRSREGRFDVSSSLEVPELLSAWLALPMPKDIRLSGKQKLEAEGTFLLDERNTPQIRMIGHARCEEITFRGAKFDVVEGSFSWRDGNVFLRDVLLARPDGRAEGKVIIEPPLVRLQAHSTLPLGIYQQLTHGIKQPIENILKDFSATPDTTLDITLDGSFDLKNRFAWAYTGSGNTKNLSYRGVPTNSARCKFSMNHHELDFYEGTADFDYTKYPLRKAFGGTDHGTAKVGRIRYDAEAKWVEVEDVRGAIWAAPVVRLFAAKVADSLEQYRFHQPPDMKASGVVDVTPQGRTALDITFASEHPADYVFLGENLTLGSPSGGVNLRGEKVEIANLKLTAFGGPVNGEINYLGGGRLAGELSWTKASISEIASAYDFEMKGGGDATGRIEFSLSGGKVETMDGQGLLALENTELFSVPMFGPLTPLVGSVLNHEGAGVQKAKNAFCTYIIRNGVISTNDFQTSTNSLNFAGDGSVNMVDRTVDMIVRMNARGVLLGLITMPLRPFSGLFQFHGTGPLKETKWESMKFTEPPEGQRELLLEAPKARAIE
- a CDS encoding DUF883 family protein, which translates into the protein MSNSFSTPDNLEPEAGFTPASAIAQAANDLRNAAGEKARELVHTAEDKAAALKERAVESAQYFRETAAERATQFKAAATEKASAFKHAAADKAEHFRETANEQWQDTRVRAKELHVTAEDYIRQNPTKSVLGALGVGFLIGLIVRR
- a CDS encoding phage holin family protein, with the translated sequence MNPSSDTGGASFTGASGTGKFPQPPANWREALMALIASRVALIQLESKDVAKAGIRSAIYLAATFVCVLSTWALFLAGGIALVSELTRWPWSLVALSAAALHLLAAFILVRLAKPKGTPAFPVTRSEFQKDREWIENFQKTKSSNS
- a CDS encoding type IV pilus twitching motility protein PilT; its protein translation is MSDVVHQVLDHVDQYLQLGREYDCSDLHLATAYPPAWRRFGQLSPIWPDHQPLTAEETERLARSFLSQKEWDRLQVHGDIDFAYSSPTGRYRASVVKQRLGLDMTFRIISEHIKTIEEIGLPLEHILPLTRYQNGLVLVTGAVGSGKSTTLAALVDFINRDREDHILTLEDPIEYVFDSKGCHVNQREVHKHTESFGRALRGALREDPDVIMVGEMRDLETIQLALTAAETGHLVLGTLHTGNAPRTLDRVLDVFPTDQREQIRIMVSESLRGILSQQLVPRADGQGRVLALELLVNSPAVGNCIREGKTFMLPGVMQTGKNIGMVTMDESLRQLYVKGIITREEALYRSEDKSQMKAFFES